A genomic region of Cyprinus carpio isolate SPL01 chromosome B11, ASM1834038v1, whole genome shotgun sequence contains the following coding sequences:
- the LOC109098953 gene encoding PHD finger protein 20-like isoform X3 — translation MSNSPPNRRGIKFEVGAALEARDSLKNWYVANIEKIDYENEKILIHYRQWSHRYDEWFDWASPYLRPVERVQLRREGRQEDSFIPLIVLQGFHVNDKVLASWSDCRFYPAKVLAVNKDASYTVKFYDGVIQTVKGIHVKPFTKERRKKLTAKNEEKPLVKKTEKDKKMQEESEVNGGKQAAGQTDRVLEEEVNEISDLDGEEGEQKKSNGNGTCLEVEDISIKEEYEERCLERIGQHNYSKSFLKKVSGPEEKEEEAAVNMENSVGFDMRINFNEGMVKRNETEEAEVHMEQKEEEIKGKCVPHDRKSRKQRMRRKRRLPMARRGSKKNKTDLVPPEKSFHNDCKPTFTSTNQGKGSDPLHLPQSSNETAVPKAQCQSETFKPTAVRKQGFHNPNRFSREPLYRVIRNQPPPVLSINLDHNPYKCSALGCTKSFRKAKLLHYHMKYYHGDDRLIELDQTRAMDKHTTLKNQGSPKKRCITSHEFAQMTVKRRSLVPPVINTSLKNKTRDDQLDSNMHRCFNKGRDKRFMEMGVKERDRLKEKQTRDFLQMKLKEKKKMRKTTSDEDSISDWSSDSCGWSEDEMGADLDIIASPLSCSSLASTTGSQETVRCVCEVEEENDFMLQCEECLYWQHGTCMGLLEENVPERYACFICRDSTGQIRGQRQSLRYWYDRDWLSTGHMYGLSFLENYSHQNGKKIAATHQLLGDVQHVVEVLNGLQLKISVLQSHSHPDLKLWQQPWKLTEKSRMKCMALPDTKTVSSSASLEAIQRKEPLTSTFQDYISSEHCYQKPQTLYQVLEPKLVLKTRVESVLEDRLHNTETVLKNEQHYNGEIQPALLKTSSCQLFNHSKDAGEKCEASADGGGVKGGAQPQQWRINLLEHIETVQEEVTHRMDFIERELDVLENWLDCTGELEPPEPLDRLPELKHSIKQLLNEMGKVQQIALTCAT, via the exons ATGAGCAATTCGCCTCCTAACAGACGAGGAATTAAGTTTGAGGTGGGCGCTGCTCTTGAAGCACGGGACAGTCTGAAGAACTG GTATGTTGCCAACATTGAGAAGATCGACTATGAGAATGAGAAGATCTTAATCCACTATCGCCAGTGGAGCCATCGCTACGATGAGTGGTTTGACTGGGCCAGTCCGTACCTGAGACCCGTGGAGAGGGTTCAGCTGAGGAGAGAGGGACGGCAGGAAGACAGCTTTATCCCT ttaattgTTTTGCAGGGATTTCATGTGAATGACAAAGTTCTTGCCAGTTGGTCCGATTGTCGATTTTATCCTGCAAAAGTCTTGGCCGTCAATAAAGATG CATCCTACACTGTTAAGTTCTATGATGGTGTTATTCAAACTGTCAAAGGAATCCATGTGAAGCCCTTCACCAAAgag agaagaaagaaactaacTGCTAAAAATGAAGAGAAGCCCCTagtaaaaaagacagaaaaggacAAGAAAATGCAGGAGGAGAGTGAAGTCAATGGCGGTAAACAAGCAGCAGGGCAAACCGACCGTGTTCTTGAGGAAGAGGTGAATGAGATCTCAGATTTGGATGGCGAAGAAGGTGAACAGAAGAAAAGCAATGGGAATGGGACATGCCTTGAAGTGGAAGATATAAGCATAAAGGAGGAATATGAGGAGAGGTGCTTGGAGCGAATAGGGCAGCACAATTACAGTAAGTCATTTCTGAAGAAGGTCTCAGGGCCTGAGGAGAAAGAAGAGGAAGCCGCAGTGAATATGGAGAACTCTGTGGGGTTTGACATGCGTATAAACTTTAATGAGGGGATGGTAAAGAGAAATGAGACAGAGGAAGCAGAAGTTCACATGGAACAAAAAGAAGAGGAAATCAAAGGAAAGTGTGTTCCTCATGACAGAAAGTCACGGAAGCAGCGCATGAGAA gGAAGAGGAGACTTCCAATGGCACGAAGGGGCTCCAAAAAAAACAAGAC TGATCTCGTTCCTCCAGAAAAAAGTTTCCATAATGATTGCAAGCCCACATTTACATCCACTAATCAAGGAAAAGGATCAGACCCCTTACATCTACCACAATCATCCAATGAAACAGCAGTACCTAAGGCTCAATGCCAATCAGAAACCTTTAAGCCTACAG CAGTCCGAAAACAAGGTTTCCACAACCCCAACCGATTCAGCAGAGAGCCAT TATACAGAGTCATCAGAAACCAGCCTCCACCGGTGCTCTCTATCAACTTGGACCATAATCcatataaatgcagcgctcttggCTGTACGAAGTCTTTCCGGAAAGCAAAACTCCTGCACTACCATATGAAGTACTACCATGGAGATGATCGTCTGATTGAACTGGACCAGACCAGGGCAATGGACAAACACACCACACTTAAAAATCAGGGTAGCCCTAAGAAGAGGTGCATTACATCGCATGAGTTTGCACAGATGACTGTGAAGAGACGCTCTCTAGTGCCCCCTGTTATCAATACTTCACTGAAGAACAAGACCAGAGACGATCAGCTAGACAGCAACATGCATAGATGCTTCAACAAGGGAAGAGACAAGAGGTTTATGGAAATGG GTGTGAAGGAACGTGACAGGCTAAAAGAAAAACAGACTAGAGACTTCCTGCAAATGAAgttgaaggaaaagaaaaagatgagaaaaacaacatcag ATGAGGATAGCATTTCTGACTGGTCCTCTGACAGCTGTGGATGGAGTGAAGATGAAATGGGGGCAGATTTGGACATCATTGCCTCACCTCTCAGCTGTAGCTCTCTTGCCTCGACTACAGGAAGTCAGGAAACTGTCCGCTGTGTGTGTGAAGTGGAAGAGGAAAATGACTTCATGTTACAG TGTGAAGAGTGTCTGTACTGGCAGCATGGAACCTGTATGGGCCTCCTGGAAGAGAATGTTCCAGAACGATACGCTTGCTTCATTTGCCGGGAttctacag GGCAGATCAGAGGTCAGAGACAGAGCCTGCGGTACTGGTATGACAGGGACTGGCTTAGCACCGGCCACATGTATGGCCTCTCTTTCCTAGAGAACTACTCCCATCAGAACGGCAAGAAGATTGCAGCCACTCATCAGCTGTTAGGGGACGTTCAGCATGTGGTGGAAGTCCTCAATGGCCTGCAGCTCAAAATCAGCGTGCTACA GAGTCACAGTCACCCAGACCTCAAGTTGTGGCAGCAGCCATGGAAGTTGACTGAGAAATCCAGGATGAAATGCATGGCTCTTCCAGACACAAAAACAGTTTCTTCATCAGCATCCTTAGAAGCCATTCAACGTAAAGAGCCCTTGACTTCAACCTTCCAGGACTACATTAGCAGTGAGCATTGCTACCAAAAGCCACAAACACTGTACCAGGTATTGGAGCCGAAGCTGGTGCTGAAGACACGGGTGGAGTCGGTGCTGGAAGACAGATTGCACAACACTGAGACAGTGCTGAAGAATGAACAACACTATAATGGAGAGATCCAACCAGCACTACTGAAGACATCTAGTTGCCAGCTCTTTAACCACAGCAAG gATGCAGGAGAGAAGTGTGAGGCGAGTGCTGATGGAGGCGGGGTTAAGGGCGGAGCTCAGCCGCAGCAGTGGAGGATCAACCTGCTGGAGCATATCGAGACTGTACAAGAAGAGGTTACTCACAGGATGGACTTCATCGAAAGGGAGCTTGATG TGCTTGAAAACTGGCTGGACTGCACGGGTGAGCTGGAGCCTCCAGAGCCGCTGGATCGTCTGCCTGAACTCAAGCACAGCATCAAACAGCTGCTGAATGAAATGGGAAAGGTGCAGCAGATCGCTCTGACTTGTGCCACATGA
- the LOC109098953 gene encoding PHD finger protein 20-like isoform X1, which produces MSNSPPNRRGIKFEVGAALEARDSLKNWYVANIEKIDYENEKILIHYRQWSHRYDEWFDWASPYLRPVERVQLRREGRQEDSFIPLIVLQGFHVNDKVLASWSDCRFYPAKVLAVNKDASYTVKFYDGVIQTVKGIHVKPFTKERRKKLTAKNEEKPLVKKTEKDKKMQEESEVNGGKQAAGQTDRVLEEEVNEISDLDGEEGEQKKSNGNGTCLEVEDISIKEEYEERCLERIGQHNYSKSFLKKVSGPEEKEEEAAVNMENSVGFDMRINFNEGMVKRNETEEAEVHMEQKEEEIKGKCVPHDRKSRKQRMRRKRRLPMARRGSKKNKTDLVPPEKSFHNDCKPTFTSTNQGKGSDPLHLPQSSNETAVPKAQCQSETFKPTAVRKQGFHNPNRFSREPLYRVIRNQPPPVLSINLDHNPYKCSALGCTKSFRKAKLLHYHMKYYHGDDRLIELDQTRAMDKHTTLKNQGSPKKRCITSHEFAQMTVKRRSLVPPVINTSLKNKTRDDQLDSNMHRCFNKGRDKRFMEMEGVKERDRLKEKQTRDFLQMKLKEKKKMRKTTSDEDSISDWSSDSCGWSEDEMGADLDIIASPLSCSSLASTTGSQETVRCVCEVEEENDFMLQCEECLYWQHGTCMGLLEENVPERYACFICRDSTGQIRGQRQSLRYWYDRDWLSTGHMYGLSFLENYSHQNGKKIAATHQLLGDVQHVVEVLNGLQLKISVLQSHSHPDLKLWQQPWKLTEKSRMKCMALPDTKTVSSSASLEAIQRKEPLTSTFQDYISSEHCYQKPQTLYQVLEPKLVLKTRVESVLEDRLHNTETVLKNEQHYNGEIQPALLKTSSCQLFNHSKDAGEKCEASADGGGVKGGAQPQQWRINLLEHIETVQEEVTHRMDFIERELDVLENWLDCTGELEPPEPLDRLPELKHSIKQLLNEMGKVQQIALTCAT; this is translated from the exons ATGAGCAATTCGCCTCCTAACAGACGAGGAATTAAGTTTGAGGTGGGCGCTGCTCTTGAAGCACGGGACAGTCTGAAGAACTG GTATGTTGCCAACATTGAGAAGATCGACTATGAGAATGAGAAGATCTTAATCCACTATCGCCAGTGGAGCCATCGCTACGATGAGTGGTTTGACTGGGCCAGTCCGTACCTGAGACCCGTGGAGAGGGTTCAGCTGAGGAGAGAGGGACGGCAGGAAGACAGCTTTATCCCT ttaattgTTTTGCAGGGATTTCATGTGAATGACAAAGTTCTTGCCAGTTGGTCCGATTGTCGATTTTATCCTGCAAAAGTCTTGGCCGTCAATAAAGATG CATCCTACACTGTTAAGTTCTATGATGGTGTTATTCAAACTGTCAAAGGAATCCATGTGAAGCCCTTCACCAAAgag agaagaaagaaactaacTGCTAAAAATGAAGAGAAGCCCCTagtaaaaaagacagaaaaggacAAGAAAATGCAGGAGGAGAGTGAAGTCAATGGCGGTAAACAAGCAGCAGGGCAAACCGACCGTGTTCTTGAGGAAGAGGTGAATGAGATCTCAGATTTGGATGGCGAAGAAGGTGAACAGAAGAAAAGCAATGGGAATGGGACATGCCTTGAAGTGGAAGATATAAGCATAAAGGAGGAATATGAGGAGAGGTGCTTGGAGCGAATAGGGCAGCACAATTACAGTAAGTCATTTCTGAAGAAGGTCTCAGGGCCTGAGGAGAAAGAAGAGGAAGCCGCAGTGAATATGGAGAACTCTGTGGGGTTTGACATGCGTATAAACTTTAATGAGGGGATGGTAAAGAGAAATGAGACAGAGGAAGCAGAAGTTCACATGGAACAAAAAGAAGAGGAAATCAAAGGAAAGTGTGTTCCTCATGACAGAAAGTCACGGAAGCAGCGCATGAGAA gGAAGAGGAGACTTCCAATGGCACGAAGGGGCTCCAAAAAAAACAAGAC TGATCTCGTTCCTCCAGAAAAAAGTTTCCATAATGATTGCAAGCCCACATTTACATCCACTAATCAAGGAAAAGGATCAGACCCCTTACATCTACCACAATCATCCAATGAAACAGCAGTACCTAAGGCTCAATGCCAATCAGAAACCTTTAAGCCTACAG CAGTCCGAAAACAAGGTTTCCACAACCCCAACCGATTCAGCAGAGAGCCAT TATACAGAGTCATCAGAAACCAGCCTCCACCGGTGCTCTCTATCAACTTGGACCATAATCcatataaatgcagcgctcttggCTGTACGAAGTCTTTCCGGAAAGCAAAACTCCTGCACTACCATATGAAGTACTACCATGGAGATGATCGTCTGATTGAACTGGACCAGACCAGGGCAATGGACAAACACACCACACTTAAAAATCAGGGTAGCCCTAAGAAGAGGTGCATTACATCGCATGAGTTTGCACAGATGACTGTGAAGAGACGCTCTCTAGTGCCCCCTGTTATCAATACTTCACTGAAGAACAAGACCAGAGACGATCAGCTAGACAGCAACATGCATAGATGCTTCAACAAGGGAAGAGACAAGAGGTTTATGGAAATGG AAGGTGTGAAGGAACGTGACAGGCTAAAAGAAAAACAGACTAGAGACTTCCTGCAAATGAAgttgaaggaaaagaaaaagatgagaaaaacaacatcag ATGAGGATAGCATTTCTGACTGGTCCTCTGACAGCTGTGGATGGAGTGAAGATGAAATGGGGGCAGATTTGGACATCATTGCCTCACCTCTCAGCTGTAGCTCTCTTGCCTCGACTACAGGAAGTCAGGAAACTGTCCGCTGTGTGTGTGAAGTGGAAGAGGAAAATGACTTCATGTTACAG TGTGAAGAGTGTCTGTACTGGCAGCATGGAACCTGTATGGGCCTCCTGGAAGAGAATGTTCCAGAACGATACGCTTGCTTCATTTGCCGGGAttctacag GGCAGATCAGAGGTCAGAGACAGAGCCTGCGGTACTGGTATGACAGGGACTGGCTTAGCACCGGCCACATGTATGGCCTCTCTTTCCTAGAGAACTACTCCCATCAGAACGGCAAGAAGATTGCAGCCACTCATCAGCTGTTAGGGGACGTTCAGCATGTGGTGGAAGTCCTCAATGGCCTGCAGCTCAAAATCAGCGTGCTACA GAGTCACAGTCACCCAGACCTCAAGTTGTGGCAGCAGCCATGGAAGTTGACTGAGAAATCCAGGATGAAATGCATGGCTCTTCCAGACACAAAAACAGTTTCTTCATCAGCATCCTTAGAAGCCATTCAACGTAAAGAGCCCTTGACTTCAACCTTCCAGGACTACATTAGCAGTGAGCATTGCTACCAAAAGCCACAAACACTGTACCAGGTATTGGAGCCGAAGCTGGTGCTGAAGACACGGGTGGAGTCGGTGCTGGAAGACAGATTGCACAACACTGAGACAGTGCTGAAGAATGAACAACACTATAATGGAGAGATCCAACCAGCACTACTGAAGACATCTAGTTGCCAGCTCTTTAACCACAGCAAG gATGCAGGAGAGAAGTGTGAGGCGAGTGCTGATGGAGGCGGGGTTAAGGGCGGAGCTCAGCCGCAGCAGTGGAGGATCAACCTGCTGGAGCATATCGAGACTGTACAAGAAGAGGTTACTCACAGGATGGACTTCATCGAAAGGGAGCTTGATG TGCTTGAAAACTGGCTGGACTGCACGGGTGAGCTGGAGCCTCCAGAGCCGCTGGATCGTCTGCCTGAACTCAAGCACAGCATCAAACAGCTGCTGAATGAAATGGGAAAGGTGCAGCAGATCGCTCTGACTTGTGCCACATGA
- the LOC109098953 gene encoding PHD finger protein 20-like isoform X4 — translation MSNSPPNRRGIKFEVGAALEARDSLKNWYVANIEKIDYENEKILIHYRQWSHRYDEWFDWASPYLRPVERVQLRREGRQEDSFIPLIVLQGFHVNDKVLASWSDCRFYPAKVLAVNKDASYTVKFYDGVIQTVKGIHVKPFTKERRKKLTAKNEEKPLVKKTEKDKKMQEESEVNGGKQAAGQTDRVLEEEVNEISDLDGEEGEQKKSNGNGTCLEVEDISIKEEYEERCLERIGQHNYSKSFLKKVSGPEEKEEEAAVNMENSVGFDMRINFNEGMVKRNETEEAEVHMEQKEEEIKGKCVPHDRKSRKQRMRRKRRLPMARRGSKKNKTDSEKSFHNDCKPTFTSTNQGKGSDPLHLPQSSNETAVPKAQCQSETFKPTAVRKQGFHNPNRFSREPLYRVIRNQPPPVLSINLDHNPYKCSALGCTKSFRKAKLLHYHMKYYHGDDRLIELDQTRAMDKHTTLKNQGSPKKRCITSHEFAQMTVKRRSLVPPVINTSLKNKTRDDQLDSNMHRCFNKGRDKRFMEMEGVKERDRLKEKQTRDFLQMKLKEKKKMRKTTSDEDSISDWSSDSCGWSEDEMGADLDIIASPLSCSSLASTTGSQETVRCVCEVEEENDFMLQCEECLYWQHGTCMGLLEENVPERYACFICRDSTGQIRGQRQSLRYWYDRDWLSTGHMYGLSFLENYSHQNGKKIAATHQLLGDVQHVVEVLNGLQLKISVLQSHSHPDLKLWQQPWKLTEKSRMKCMALPDTKTVSSSASLEAIQRKEPLTSTFQDYISSEHCYQKPQTLYQVLEPKLVLKTRVESVLEDRLHNTETVLKNEQHYNGEIQPALLKTSSCQLFNHSKDAGEKCEASADGGGVKGGAQPQQWRINLLEHIETVQEEVTHRMDFIERELDVLENWLDCTGELEPPEPLDRLPELKHSIKQLLNEMGKVQQIALTCAT, via the exons ATGAGCAATTCGCCTCCTAACAGACGAGGAATTAAGTTTGAGGTGGGCGCTGCTCTTGAAGCACGGGACAGTCTGAAGAACTG GTATGTTGCCAACATTGAGAAGATCGACTATGAGAATGAGAAGATCTTAATCCACTATCGCCAGTGGAGCCATCGCTACGATGAGTGGTTTGACTGGGCCAGTCCGTACCTGAGACCCGTGGAGAGGGTTCAGCTGAGGAGAGAGGGACGGCAGGAAGACAGCTTTATCCCT ttaattgTTTTGCAGGGATTTCATGTGAATGACAAAGTTCTTGCCAGTTGGTCCGATTGTCGATTTTATCCTGCAAAAGTCTTGGCCGTCAATAAAGATG CATCCTACACTGTTAAGTTCTATGATGGTGTTATTCAAACTGTCAAAGGAATCCATGTGAAGCCCTTCACCAAAgag agaagaaagaaactaacTGCTAAAAATGAAGAGAAGCCCCTagtaaaaaagacagaaaaggacAAGAAAATGCAGGAGGAGAGTGAAGTCAATGGCGGTAAACAAGCAGCAGGGCAAACCGACCGTGTTCTTGAGGAAGAGGTGAATGAGATCTCAGATTTGGATGGCGAAGAAGGTGAACAGAAGAAAAGCAATGGGAATGGGACATGCCTTGAAGTGGAAGATATAAGCATAAAGGAGGAATATGAGGAGAGGTGCTTGGAGCGAATAGGGCAGCACAATTACAGTAAGTCATTTCTGAAGAAGGTCTCAGGGCCTGAGGAGAAAGAAGAGGAAGCCGCAGTGAATATGGAGAACTCTGTGGGGTTTGACATGCGTATAAACTTTAATGAGGGGATGGTAAAGAGAAATGAGACAGAGGAAGCAGAAGTTCACATGGAACAAAAAGAAGAGGAAATCAAAGGAAAGTGTGTTCCTCATGACAGAAAGTCACGGAAGCAGCGCATGAGAA gGAAGAGGAGACTTCCAATGGCACGAAGGGGCTCCAAAAAAAACAAGACTGATTCAG AAAAAAGTTTCCATAATGATTGCAAGCCCACATTTACATCCACTAATCAAGGAAAAGGATCAGACCCCTTACATCTACCACAATCATCCAATGAAACAGCAGTACCTAAGGCTCAATGCCAATCAGAAACCTTTAAGCCTACAG CAGTCCGAAAACAAGGTTTCCACAACCCCAACCGATTCAGCAGAGAGCCAT TATACAGAGTCATCAGAAACCAGCCTCCACCGGTGCTCTCTATCAACTTGGACCATAATCcatataaatgcagcgctcttggCTGTACGAAGTCTTTCCGGAAAGCAAAACTCCTGCACTACCATATGAAGTACTACCATGGAGATGATCGTCTGATTGAACTGGACCAGACCAGGGCAATGGACAAACACACCACACTTAAAAATCAGGGTAGCCCTAAGAAGAGGTGCATTACATCGCATGAGTTTGCACAGATGACTGTGAAGAGACGCTCTCTAGTGCCCCCTGTTATCAATACTTCACTGAAGAACAAGACCAGAGACGATCAGCTAGACAGCAACATGCATAGATGCTTCAACAAGGGAAGAGACAAGAGGTTTATGGAAATGG AAGGTGTGAAGGAACGTGACAGGCTAAAAGAAAAACAGACTAGAGACTTCCTGCAAATGAAgttgaaggaaaagaaaaagatgagaaaaacaacatcag ATGAGGATAGCATTTCTGACTGGTCCTCTGACAGCTGTGGATGGAGTGAAGATGAAATGGGGGCAGATTTGGACATCATTGCCTCACCTCTCAGCTGTAGCTCTCTTGCCTCGACTACAGGAAGTCAGGAAACTGTCCGCTGTGTGTGTGAAGTGGAAGAGGAAAATGACTTCATGTTACAG TGTGAAGAGTGTCTGTACTGGCAGCATGGAACCTGTATGGGCCTCCTGGAAGAGAATGTTCCAGAACGATACGCTTGCTTCATTTGCCGGGAttctacag GGCAGATCAGAGGTCAGAGACAGAGCCTGCGGTACTGGTATGACAGGGACTGGCTTAGCACCGGCCACATGTATGGCCTCTCTTTCCTAGAGAACTACTCCCATCAGAACGGCAAGAAGATTGCAGCCACTCATCAGCTGTTAGGGGACGTTCAGCATGTGGTGGAAGTCCTCAATGGCCTGCAGCTCAAAATCAGCGTGCTACA GAGTCACAGTCACCCAGACCTCAAGTTGTGGCAGCAGCCATGGAAGTTGACTGAGAAATCCAGGATGAAATGCATGGCTCTTCCAGACACAAAAACAGTTTCTTCATCAGCATCCTTAGAAGCCATTCAACGTAAAGAGCCCTTGACTTCAACCTTCCAGGACTACATTAGCAGTGAGCATTGCTACCAAAAGCCACAAACACTGTACCAGGTATTGGAGCCGAAGCTGGTGCTGAAGACACGGGTGGAGTCGGTGCTGGAAGACAGATTGCACAACACTGAGACAGTGCTGAAGAATGAACAACACTATAATGGAGAGATCCAACCAGCACTACTGAAGACATCTAGTTGCCAGCTCTTTAACCACAGCAAG gATGCAGGAGAGAAGTGTGAGGCGAGTGCTGATGGAGGCGGGGTTAAGGGCGGAGCTCAGCCGCAGCAGTGGAGGATCAACCTGCTGGAGCATATCGAGACTGTACAAGAAGAGGTTACTCACAGGATGGACTTCATCGAAAGGGAGCTTGATG TGCTTGAAAACTGGCTGGACTGCACGGGTGAGCTGGAGCCTCCAGAGCCGCTGGATCGTCTGCCTGAACTCAAGCACAGCATCAAACAGCTGCTGAATGAAATGGGAAAGGTGCAGCAGATCGCTCTGACTTGTGCCACATGA